TTTTAATTTTTTTCACTCAAATAATTTAGAAATTTATTTTTTCATTTATACTCTATATTATTATTTTTGTATTATTTAAATTATATTATTAAATCATTATGAATTATATTTTCAACAAAAAGATATGTATAAAAAATTATATAAAAAAAACTTTATATATAATAAAAGTTTAATATTATTTATTGATTAAAAAGTTACAAATTACTTCAAATAATATTAATTAGAAAAGGTTTTAAAATTATCTCTTTTATTTTAAGTACACTCATAAAGACGTAAATTTAATAAAATCTTAGCAAATTAATTTATATAAAGTGATTAAATGATAAAGAATATTAAAGAAATAATCAATAAAGATTTAAGAGCTATGTTTAAAAACCCCGTAGTTACGGTTGTTCTTATAGCTTTAATTATTCTTCCATCATTATATTCAATTGTAAACATCTACAGTTGTTGGGATCCATATGAAGATACAGATAATATGGAATTTATCATAGTAAACAACGATAATCCAGTAACTGTAAATGGTACAACATATGATTATGGAAGTAAGGTAGTATCTTCACTGCAAGAGAATGATAAGTTTAATTGGATCTATAAAGATGAAGATGAAGCACGAGATCTGATTAAAAATGGAAGTAATTATGCTGCCATTATAATTCCTGCAGGTTTCACAGAAGATATTTTATCTGTTCAATCTGGAAATCCACAACAGGCAACAATACAATATATTACAAACGATAAAACAAGTCCTGTAGCACCAAAAATAACATCTAATGCTGCAAACAAAGTTAACAATGAAATTAGTGATTCAATAATGGAACAGTATGCAATGCAGAATTATCAACCTGTAGTTGCACAACAAGCTGCAGCAGCACAGATGGCACAAAGTTCAGCAGCACAATCTGCTAATCAGACCACAGCAAATGCTCAGGCAAATGCACAGATGGCAAACCAGACAGCTTCAGCTCAGATGGCAAATCAAAGCACTGCTGCTCAAGCTACAAACCAAAGTATTAGTAATGCTCAAAGTTATTTCCACTCACCAACAGTGTTAAGTAACTACAGCTACTATGAAGCTGACAATTATGGTCAACAAGTTACACCATTTTACACAGCTCTTGCTCTTTGGGTAGGTTGTATTATTCTTATTGCTCTTCTTTCAACAACAGCTGGAAAAGATGAAGAAAAATACAGACCTGTTGAAGTATATCTTGGAAAATTAGGATTATTTGCAATCATGAATATATTACAAACTGTTGTAATGTTTATTGCACTTAATTTACTTGGAGTAACAATGGTTGATCCTACTATGACATTTATTTCAATGTTCATTATAGGTTTATCATTTATGATATTAACATATACACTTGTTTCCTTATTTGGAAATGTTGGAAAAGCTATTGCAATTATTATTCTTGTATTCCAAATTTCAGGTACAAATGGTATTTATCCAATTCAAATTATGGCACCAGCACTTCAATCACTTATGCCATTTTTACCAATGACATATGCTATTGCTATGCTTAAAGATGCAATCTTTGGTATTATTTGGCCATCATTTATTGGTAATGTAACATGTTTACTTATATTCCCAATTGCTGCAATCATATTAGGTTTCATAGCAAAAGAAAAACTTGATAAGAATTGTAAATATGCAAATAAAAAACTTGAAGAAAGTGACATATTCCAATA
The genomic region above belongs to Methanosphaera sp. and contains:
- a CDS encoding YhgE/Pip family protein, with translation MIKNIKEIINKDLRAMFKNPVVTVVLIALIILPSLYSIVNIYSCWDPYEDTDNMEFIIVNNDNPVTVNGTTYDYGSKVVSSLQENDKFNWIYKDEDEARDLIKNGSNYAAIIIPAGFTEDILSVQSGNPQQATIQYITNDKTSPVAPKITSNAANKVNNEISDSIMEQYAMQNYQPVVAQQAAAAQMAQSSAAQSANQTTANAQANAQMANQTASAQMANQSTAAQATNQSISNAQSYFHSPTVLSNYSYYEADNYGQQVTPFYTALALWVGCIILIALLSTTAGKDEEKYRPVEVYLGKLGLFAIMNILQTVVMFIALNLLGVTMVDPTMTFISMFIIGLSFMILTYTLVSLFGNVGKAIAIIILVFQISGTNGIYPIQIMAPALQSLMPFLPMTYAIAMLKDAIFGIIWPSFIGNVTCLLIFPIAAIILGFIAKEKLDKNCKYANKKLEESDIFQ